A stretch of Pseudophryne corroboree isolate aPseCor3 chromosome 9, aPseCor3.hap2, whole genome shotgun sequence DNA encodes these proteins:
- the LOC134956967 gene encoding putative nuclease HARBI1: MVVCGPSLQILSLNAKYPVSAHDSHVIRQSGIWQRLRMMEGQDMWLLGDQGYPCTPWLMTPPPGPQSEFNSALTATRQLVERTIGILKGRFCVLHRTGGNLMYSPEMISLHITGRSPIWRNTLAHPLVRNRRPQPTAVPATRGQKAATLHTHWAPDQSPCSKEGARLEEARTRTEKERTNG; encoded by the exons atggttgtttgtggcccatccctccagatcctgtccctgaatgctaagtaccCCGTAAGTGCACATGATTCACATGTCATTCGccaatcagggatctggcaaagattaagaatgatggaaggacaagatatgtggctattgg GAGATcaaggatatccttgcaccccctggctcatgactcctccgCCAGGGCCACAGTCGGAGTTTAATtctgcgcttactgccactagacagctggtggagcgcactatTGGGATCCTGAAGGGCAGATtctgtgtgctccaccgcactggtggcaacCTCATGTATTCACCGGAAATG aTCTCCCTCCACATTACCGGACGAAGCCCTATATGGAGAAACACGTTGGCACACCCACTTGTGAGAAACCGCAGACCTCAGCCTACCGCAGTGCCAGCCACCCGGGGTCAGAAAGCAGCtacactgcatacacactgggcgccaGATCAGAGCCCCTGTAGCAAAGAGGGAGCCAGGCTGGAAGAGGCAAGAACACGGACAGAGAAGGAACGCACCAATGGCTGA